The segment TGCTCAAAATCTtcatttgtgtgtgtgagagagagagaatggaaacAAAAGAAGCTCAAGCATTGCTGGAAGGCCAAGCAGAAATTTGGCAACATTTATTTGGCTTTGCAGACTCCATGGCATTGAAATGTGCTGTGGAGCTCCGCATTGCTGACATTATAAACTCTCATGGTGGTCCGATCACTTTGTGCCAAATAGCAGCCGGAATAGATAACTCCCCTTCTCTTGATATTCCCTACCTCGCACGTATCATGAGATCACTAGTCCGCAAAAAGATCTTAACAGCACATAATCCATCAGATGGTGGGGATACTCTCTATGGATTGACCCCTGCATCAAAATGGCTTTTACATGATGCTGAACTAAGCCTAGTGCCAATGGTATTAATGGAGAACCATCCATGGCAATTGGCACCATGGCATTACCTTAGCCAATGCGTCAAAGAAGGTGGTATTGCCTTTAAGAAGGCTCATGGTTGTGAGATGTGGGACTTCGCATCAAAAAATCCTGAATTCAACAAGATCTTCAATGATGCCATGGCATGTTCGGCTAAGATTGTGATGGGGGTGGTCCTAGAAGAATACAAGAATGGGTTTGATTGCTTGGGATCATTGGTGGATGTAGGAGGTGGGACAGGGGGAATGATAGCTGAGATTGTGAAAGCACATCCACACATCAAAGGTACCAACTTTGATTTGCCACATGTTGTTGCTACAGCACCAATTCGCAAGGGGGTCTCCCATGTTGGAGGTAACATGTTTGAGTCCATTCCTACAGCTGATGCAATCTTCATGAAGGTAAAACAATAGCCTACCATGTGCTTACATTTTCATTCTAGTTATTAGGTAGTGTTACAATTTTTAAAGTTACACAAACAATAACTTGATATCTTGACCTCtctacccctctctctctctctctctctctctcacattcaaataacaaaattcaTGATATTATGATTTTGTTGCAGTGGGTACTACATGATTGGAGTGATGAACATTGCATCAAGATATTGAAAAATTGCAGAAAAGCAATATCAGAAAAGATTGGAAAGGTTATTATTGTTGATATTGTACTTGAAAAGGATAACAACGATCTATTTGATGAGACCCGCATGGTATTTGATTTGTTGATGATGGCACACACCTCTGGAGGAAAGGAAAGGACTGAGCTAGAATGGAAGAAATTATTGGAGGAGGGAGGTTTTCCTAgctacaaaatcatcaaaattccAACTATGCCATCCATTATTGAGGCCTATCCACTGTGAGATAGAATTATTGGACTTGTTTTGGaaatgaaggagaagaagaaaacaaatccaaCACAAATAAGAAGTAGTTCTGTTACATAAACGATTTGGTTTAGTTTGATTAGTAAAACAAACCATTGTCATTTCTTTTCATCTTCaaaatttctctttcattttgatTGGTCAATATTACTTGTTTGAGATCATGTTATGATTAATATGCTATTATGCCCAATGGATTGTGTTATGAACCCAGTTGGTTTTGTTGGTTGCTTTGAGGAAATTAAGACCTCCTAATTGATAAAAGGACTACTTCGAGGAAGTTTAAACCTCCAAAGTGAATACTCAGTCAATAATAGTATTTTTCAGCTTCCTTTATTAATCAACATTTAGCCATATAAATTGATGGGTttacaaattcaaaagaaactTAATCTTTATCTACTGCAAGTAGATAAGATTTATTCAAATGCTAAACTAACCATTCATCCTATCATTATCTAATTATCCAACTcctaataacaaaattaaaatcttaaataataaaattaaagaaaagctAGCCACTTAACATTCCTCCTCCCTTGAAATTAGCCCTTGTTAAGGgcttaatctaaaaaaatttgttgcataTGAGCCCAATTTTCCCAAGTTGCTTCTCACATATTGGATCACTTCTTGGGCTTGAAAGATCTTATGATCGAGCATCCACAGAGGTGGTAAGCTTTTTGTTGCTGTAAAACCATAACTCGATTTAAAAGTTGTTGCATGCTTGAATTGTGTGAAGGTGgaatgatttgattttgtggAGCTCCAATGGCCTTGTTATCTTCAAGTTTGCCTTGCCTATCACTTTCCTTAATTAGCTTCTCTTGTTCATAGAGAGCCAAATTCCTCTCTTTGGGTGCACACTGCCCACCACCCTCTTTAGTTGGTGTCTCTTGTTCGTGTCTAGCCCAACACAAGGATTTGCATATcacttgaattttctttatacGTTTCATTTGATCAACTGCTAGAGATTGTGtttctctcactttctccaTGCGCTCCAACAGTTGTTTCTTCATGCATTCCAACAATGGTTCCTTCATGcttggctctaataccaattgttATGAATCCAATtggtttttttggttgctttgaGGGAACCAAAACCTTCTAATTGATAAATGGACTACTCTTCTAAATGATAAATGGACTACTTCGAGGGAGTTTAGGCCTCCAAAATGAATACTcactcaataataatatttttaagctTCTTTGATATTAATCAACATTAAGCCATATAAATAGATGGCTTCACAAAATAAAGctaacatttaaaataaaaaaaataaaaaaaaaactaatttttatttactgCAAGTAGATAAGATTTATTTAAATGCTAAACTAGCAGTCTATCCTATCATTATCTAATTACCCAACCcctaataacaaaattaaaatcttaaataacaaaattaaagaaaaactagtcaCGTAACAGATTGATAGATATTTCGATCATGGTATGCAATTCATGATAGAAAGAACAAGAAATTGGTTGGTATTATGCCCAGACCAAACTAATATATAGAGCACAAATTGTTTAGTTCAAAATATTTGGAGTCAAACCAATTGCGGTATAGGCAAAGTTCATATTCGGCACTTTTTGGTGCGAAAATTGCCCGTTTTAAgttactcccaaaaaaaaaaaaaaaaaaaaaacgtttgaCTTTTTATGCTATGTTGTGATGTAACCAAACAGAGTCATATGAGCCCACTCCATTAATATGGCCCAGATATTCGCGTGACAAACTCTTGTGCAATTGAAGTTTGTAGAAAGCAATCACAACGCAAGGTATTTTCATTTTCGTGCCTCTGAGCGAcgaaaaaaaatgagtttgtagAAGAAAAGTAGCCTTGGGAAAGTCTTTCTCGTAGTCAAGAGAGGGAGATGTGAGGGGAGATTGGGCAGTCAGTTCCTATGCGAGGGATGCTAGccgataaatttaaaaaaaaaaaaaaattaaagaatagtttaaatttaatctattttatagtttaaattaaatattacaaatttaaagatGTTTCTAAAAACAATGTGCGGAACAAGAGAGAGTaataaagaaattataatatCCTTTTACAAAATCAATCACTTAAAAGTTATAACtgtataattttaatagtagaaCTTTTGCGATATGTAGCACATTTGGTTGTGGTGAAAGAACTTTAAAAGAGTTCTAAAACTctttattgaaaaaagagagaaaaaaaaaaaggggagggtTCTGACAGCCTACTAAGAAGGAGTTTTAAGGGGTCTTTAAAGCTGAAAACAATTTCAAGGTTATAATTGAAATTTAGTGCTTTTTGGAAGAAATTGTATTATtcaaacaacttatttagcttaaattgaaatttttattttttattaatactgtagataaagttaaaagttagttgaaataatacagtggaGTCCatatagtatcaaaaagtacaatgagatctataaatagtaacaaaaataagctgaatagtaaaaaaattgactttttaagCAATCCTAAATGCACACTAAATCCAAAACTTTAATcaagattcattgtaatttgcAAAATGCTCAAAATACTATaaagttatttagttaaaaGATCTATATTACAAAAGCAGTACTATGTCTCTTTGGTGTTTTGGGTATTTGGCAAATTACAGTGAATCATGTTTCAAATTGTATATAACACAAATAAtgaatatatagtttttttagaaaaattaaaaatgacaaacaCCAAATTTCAGCTTCTGCTTTAAGGATAAAGCTCCTAAACAAAAGTATCAACGTTTGACAATTGCTGTTAGAAAAAGTTTAACCACTTTTATGGAAGTGAGTTAAaacttaagttttaaaaatcggAATAGTCAAAAAACCGGGAAAGAGTCCGATTTTTCCCAGACTGGTTCTAGGTCTAGTTCCCAGTTGAATCGGTGAACCAGTCGATCCAGTCTGGTTTTTAAAACAAGTAAAACGTTAATATGTCATGAGTATTTGGcattatataataaatagtgCCTTAAAGTTTTGGATTTATATAAGCATGAACAATATATGAATAGTAGAACTTTATCCTATAAGcttcaattttagttttatcCTTAAACATCTTTAAAGCTTTTGAGGTTTGACAATTTTAGTAAAATGTGAGAATAGTTTTATATGTGTTGTATCAGTAAATCTATCACAAAAGTCAAAACCATTCCCTTGATAACATGATACGAATattcttttgaatttcaaaatagatacaatgatgaaaatttgaagattAAAGAGAGTCATAATGTCATCTATATTCATGTTCATCTGTGCTTTTAATGATATTGTCatagattttgttgttgttgttgttgttgttgacaaAAGATACAAAACTTACCTAATTTcggtgtatatgtatgtgaagttCTCTCTTGGAGACTTAAACCCCAACCTTTACCCTCTACCTGCAAAAACTTGTTCTTATGAAGTAACTAATACACCAAGAGAGCGCAGTAGTTAATATTGACATAGTTGTACTTTAGCACAACCATAACTCAAGTTAGTAGGTCTAGAGGGTATTATGTATAACCCCTCTCACATGAGTGTGgtcacataaaataaaaattcttaagCCTAGATCACTTAGGTTTAGGCTGAATGCCCTTTATAAAAGGGACCCAAGACCTTTCATTataaggggggaaaaaaagagttTTACATGAGTTTTACACAATATCCTTACAGAATTTAATCTcttctattatatatttttaattgaattttttttttgaatacatttttaattgaatttatattctattttatacttCAACTTTCAATTAATATCTTAAAAGATAGAATAGATAAGTTCATAAACAACATAATCATattaaatatctattaataattatcataattatatatttagtagTTCCATGTAAaagcactatatatatatatatatatcataattatcaaattatcctCATTgttgtaaatatcaaattattaaggCCTCGTTTGAGAGAaatgaatggaaatgaatgaaaaaaataattttagaatattcttcccttcccttgtttgggagttttaatggagaaaatggaaagcacattcccttgtttgggagtttaagtgggaggaaATGGAATAGGTAGAAGggacactcattcctctctattcccttaaaatctcaaattttcattccccccgaaattgggaagaataggagggaatgaaattagatttttaatgatttttttactaaaacttccaaaatacccctatatttTCAACcctctattttaaaataggggtctaatagtaatattgttataaaatgattccatcTTATTCCCTCCATattgctcccaaacaagattacttacattccattcattttcattcatttccattcctttattttaaaacatccaatcaagattacttaattccattccattccattcttttccattcctttccctaacttaaatacattctattccattcctttccattctcttatgatcattccattccattcccttatgaactcctaAACAGagcataaaagaaaagaaaaaacttattgTAAGGCTCATGTGATGTGAAAATGGATGTACCAAGTTTAAATTGACTCCTAAAATCTGTTAtgttttgcattaaaaaaaagttttataactTAGTAATGTTATCAATTGTATTGGATATTTTGTATAATTAGGTAGGTTGTAATGCAAGTTTAATCCCACTTTCGTGGTAGAAGAATGATATTTGATCCCACTTAGGTAGTGTAAGAGTGTTATTGTATCTTTACAAGAGTGAGTGAAAGAAACATAGAAAAACAAGTGAAATTTGCATTTGTtgtgtttttgtaaaaatgtcaGTCGAAGCCTCAATTGCATTTGAGTTTAACAAGGGTCGTATAAAAGTTTCTGCTTGACGGTTATTATATTCTTGTAAGACACTCGGTCAACTAAGGGACATGCAAGATTATGTAAAAATTGTTTCTGCAAAATTTATTGCCGTGAGTTTTACTACTTGACATTTAAAATGTTTGTGAGAGTTGGGGATTGTTTCTAACTATTTTCTAACCATAATAACACTTTATTTGTAACTGTTTATGGTCTATATATATCAGTATTGTCCGCATATCTGACCAGCAACCTAATTTGACTAACCCAACCCAAACCAACTAGGTTTGGATGGTTTTGGCAGCTTCATTCATATGGAGGCTGTTTTTGGTGTGCTAAATCCAAATGCAATTGGTTGGATGGTGGATTTTCGTGGCAAATAACCAAAGAATCCAATCCTAACCAGCCGAAGAAACCTTCTTCCCCTTCACATCGATCGCCATCTACCCTTTATTAATAGAGGTCTATGGTGTAACCCTAATTGTGCTAGGCATGCCATGGCTGATGGGGTCAAATTCATTGTAATGGGAGTTATTTATTATTGCCATATTCAATCAAAGTTGCTAAAGTGGTCTGTTGTTAGCCTAAAATGGGTAGTTGAAGTGTATTTGACTATGTTTTATAAAGGGATTCATGTTGTATGTGAGGTAAAATTAATACCATTGTCACATGTCAAGACTACGTGTATCAGCACCTTTTGTAGATAAAGTAGCTGTGAACATTTTTTATACAAATGATGTGATCTATTTATCTATTAGGATAAGGCCAATTTGGCTTGCTGTGTAAATATAATTAGGTTCATAGTAGTCTAGTAGAGGGAGTTGTTATATTTACTGCGTTGGATCAAATTTGCTAATGCTAATAAGGATTGCTGTCAAACCTGGAATGTGTAATTCTTAATGTATTCAACTTAGTTGTATACAGGTTTTCATGATGTATACAATGTAACATCCTTGGTTGTTTTTGGAAACTTGgatttagattttatatttgtAGATGTGAAATTCGTTAATTTCAAATCCATAGATTTTAAGTGTTATTTCAAATCCGAGGATTTTACTTGTcaaatccaaattccaaatcttcttaaaattttccaaacaaaatatttagatttta is part of the Quercus robur chromosome 9, dhQueRobu3.1, whole genome shotgun sequence genome and harbors:
- the LOC126699800 gene encoding desmethylxanthohumol 6'-O-methyltransferase-like encodes the protein METKEAQALLEGQAEIWQHLFGFADSMALKCAVELRIADIINSHGGPITLCQIAAGIDNSPSLDIPYLARIMRSLVRKKILTAHNPSDGGDTLYGLTPASKWLLHDAELSLVPMVLMENHPWQLAPWHYLSQCVKEGGIAFKKAHGCEMWDFASKNPEFNKIFNDAMACSAKIVMGVVLEEYKNGFDCLGSLVDVGGGTGGMIAEIVKAHPHIKGTNFDLPHVVATAPIRKGVSHVGGNMFESIPTADAIFMKWVLHDWSDEHCIKILKNCRKAISEKIGKVIIVDIVLEKDNNDLFDETRMVFDLLMMAHTSGGKERTELEWKKLLEEGGFPSYKIIKIPTMPSIIEAYPL